A single genomic interval of Rosistilla ulvae harbors:
- a CDS encoding TIGR01212 family radical SAM protein (This family includes YhcC from E. coli K-12, an uncharacterized radical SAM protein.), giving the protein MQSSIPPGHDHFDWRLDGAFYYPYSAYLRNRFGGRVQRVSINAGFTCPNADGTLAKGGCNFCNNPSFSPSRRTRRYEIREQIDRGIEALKRRYSNIKGFIAYFQPATNTYADVDHLRALYEESLSHPEVVGLAIGTRPDCVAEDVLDLISELAQQRYVSVEYGMQTIHAESLDWMNRAHYHDSMIDAVERSRGRGFEISGHVILGIPRESHADMMETAVEVARLNLDAVKIHNLYAVKNTRLGDEVAAGEVQLMPRDEYVQTVVDFIERLPETMIIERVSGEAPPAYLIAPEWCLQKSSLRHAIEQEFKQRGTRQGSRYVASP; this is encoded by the coding sequence ATGCAATCCTCAATTCCGCCGGGGCACGATCATTTCGATTGGCGGCTCGATGGTGCGTTCTATTACCCTTATAGCGCCTATTTGCGGAATCGCTTCGGCGGTCGCGTCCAACGGGTCAGCATCAACGCCGGTTTCACTTGCCCCAACGCCGATGGAACGCTTGCCAAAGGGGGCTGTAATTTCTGCAACAACCCTTCGTTCAGCCCCAGCCGGCGGACGCGGCGATACGAGATTCGTGAGCAGATCGATCGCGGGATCGAAGCCCTAAAGCGTCGATACAGCAACATCAAGGGCTTTATCGCTTACTTCCAGCCTGCCACGAACACCTACGCCGACGTCGACCATCTGCGGGCGTTGTACGAGGAATCGCTGTCGCATCCGGAAGTCGTCGGCCTGGCGATCGGAACCCGTCCCGACTGCGTCGCCGAGGATGTGTTGGATCTGATCAGCGAATTGGCCCAGCAGCGGTACGTCTCGGTCGAATACGGGATGCAGACGATCCACGCCGAGAGTCTCGATTGGATGAACCGCGCGCACTACCACGACTCGATGATCGATGCTGTCGAGCGTAGCCGCGGCCGCGGGTTCGAGATCAGCGGTCATGTGATCCTGGGGATCCCACGCGAATCGCACGCCGACATGATGGAGACCGCCGTCGAAGTCGCTCGACTGAATCTCGACGCCGTGAAGATCCATAATCTGTATGCCGTCAAAAATACGCGTCTGGGGGATGAAGTCGCTGCGGGGGAGGTGCAATTGATGCCCCGCGACGAATACGTCCAGACAGTCGTCGATTTCATCGAACGCCTGCCCGAAACGATGATCATCGAACGGGTCAGCGGCGAAGCCCCGCCGGCCTACCTGATCGCCCCCGAATGGTGCTTGCAGAAGTCGAGCCTGCGACATGCGATCGAGCAGGAATTCAAGCAGCGTGGCACGCGGCAAGGCAGTCGCTACGTGGCCTCGCCCTAG